A DNA window from Rossellomorea marisflavi contains the following coding sequences:
- a CDS encoding ABC transporter permease, producing the protein MYIVKRLFTMLMTIWVIASLTFLIMKMIPGDPFASDADVLPPEVLQNIRAKYNLDEPIAVQYLLYMKDLATFDLGISIQSETRSVNTIIAEGAPASALLGLQALVIALAFGLLLGIVAALHHNRALDYLSMFIAIIGISVPSFILAPLLIKYFAVEWGIFPVASWGTWQHSILPSLALAATPLAVIARFMRSSMLEVLNQNYIRTADAKGLSTTKLVVRHGIRNAILPVISFIGPLFVALITGTFVIEKIFAIPGIGRYFVDSIFNRDYPVIMGTTIFFSTLLVVTLFLIDISYRFIDPRIKLTSGGE; encoded by the coding sequence ATGTACATAGTTAAACGATTGTTCACCATGCTGATGACCATCTGGGTCATTGCCAGCCTGACGTTCCTGATCATGAAGATGATCCCGGGGGATCCGTTTGCTTCGGATGCCGATGTCCTGCCGCCTGAAGTGCTGCAGAATATCAGGGCGAAATACAATCTCGATGAACCGATTGCCGTCCAGTATCTTCTATATATGAAGGACTTGGCCACCTTTGACCTCGGCATCTCCATCCAGTCGGAGACGCGTTCGGTCAATACGATCATTGCTGAAGGAGCACCGGCATCGGCCCTCTTAGGACTGCAGGCGCTTGTCATCGCCTTGGCGTTCGGTCTGCTGCTCGGGATCGTTGCGGCGCTCCACCATAACCGGGCCCTGGATTATCTGTCCATGTTCATCGCCATCATCGGGATATCGGTTCCGAGCTTCATCCTGGCGCCGCTCCTGATCAAGTATTTCGCAGTAGAATGGGGCATTTTCCCCGTCGCTTCCTGGGGAACATGGCAGCACTCCATCCTTCCGTCACTGGCCCTGGCTGCGACGCCACTCGCCGTCATCGCACGCTTCATGAGATCGAGCATGCTCGAGGTCCTGAACCAGAACTACATCCGGACCGCCGATGCCAAAGGGTTATCGACGACCAAGCTTGTCGTCCGGCACGGGATCCGGAATGCCATCCTTCCCGTGATTTCCTTCATTGGACCGCTATTTGTCGCCTTGATCACCGGTACCTTCGTCATCGAGAAGATCTTTGCCATACCGGGGATCGGCCGCTACTTCGTTGACAGCATCTTCAACAGGGATTATCCCGTCATCATGGGGACGACGATCTTCTTCAGCACCCTTTTGGTGGTCACCCTGTTCTTGATCGACATTTCTTACCGTTTCATTGATCCGAGAATAAAACTTACGAGTGGAGGGGAGTAA
- a CDS encoding amino acid permease, which translates to MAQQELKRDLSNRHVQLIAIGGTIGTGLFLGSGKAIQSAGPSIIFAYLLVGIALFFVMRALGELLLSKAGYQSITDIAEDYLGSWASFVTGWTYWFCWIMTAMADVIAVGVYVNYWFDIPQWIPALICLVILLGFNLLTVKLFGELEFWFALIKVITILALIAVGVVLLVIGFNTDAGPVTVTNLWENGGFFPNGMSGFLLSLQMVIFAYVGVELIGVSAAETSNPQKNIPSAINKIPLRILFFYVGAIIILLCINPWMELTATESPFVKTFGLIGVPLAAGIINFVVLTSAASACNSGMFSTSRILFNLSKGKQAPARLGRLNRNHVPSHALLVSTVVVSVGALLSKLIPDQAFGIVTTISAICFIWVWGIILVCHILYRRKRPDLHEKSSFKAPFTPLVNYLVLALFAAILVIMLFADETRPALLLTPIWFVILFAVYRIRQKASLSS; encoded by the coding sequence TTGGCACAACAAGAGTTAAAGAGGGATCTTTCCAATCGCCATGTACAGCTGATCGCGATCGGGGGTACGATAGGAACCGGGCTTTTCCTGGGTTCCGGTAAGGCGATTCAGTCGGCGGGTCCTTCCATCATCTTTGCGTATTTACTCGTTGGGATTGCCCTGTTTTTCGTCATGAGGGCACTCGGTGAGCTATTGCTTTCGAAAGCAGGGTATCAATCCATCACCGATATAGCGGAGGACTATCTTGGGTCCTGGGCTTCGTTTGTCACGGGCTGGACGTATTGGTTTTGCTGGATCATGACGGCAATGGCCGATGTGATCGCCGTCGGCGTATACGTAAACTATTGGTTTGACATCCCCCAGTGGATCCCGGCCCTTATCTGTCTTGTTATTCTCCTTGGGTTCAATCTTCTGACGGTCAAGCTGTTCGGTGAACTGGAATTTTGGTTCGCCCTGATCAAGGTCATTACGATCCTTGCCCTCATTGCAGTGGGCGTGGTCCTGCTTGTCATCGGGTTCAATACGGATGCTGGACCGGTGACCGTGACGAACTTATGGGAGAATGGCGGTTTCTTCCCCAATGGGATGAGTGGTTTCCTTCTCTCCCTTCAGATGGTGATCTTTGCCTATGTCGGTGTGGAACTTATCGGGGTATCGGCGGCGGAAACGTCCAATCCGCAGAAGAATATTCCGTCTGCCATCAATAAGATTCCCCTGAGGATCCTCTTCTTTTACGTAGGTGCCATCATCATCCTGCTGTGCATCAATCCCTGGATGGAGCTGACGGCGACAGAGAGCCCGTTTGTGAAGACATTCGGTCTGATCGGGGTTCCCTTGGCCGCCGGGATCATCAACTTCGTGGTTCTCACATCGGCGGCTTCCGCCTGCAACAGCGGGATGTTCTCTACGAGCCGGATCCTTTTCAATCTTAGTAAGGGAAAACAGGCGCCGGCCCGATTGGGAAGATTAAACCGGAACCATGTCCCCAGTCATGCGCTATTGGTCTCCACTGTGGTGGTATCGGTAGGTGCGTTGCTCAGCAAGCTCATCCCGGATCAGGCCTTTGGGATCGTCACGACGATCAGTGCCATCTGCTTCATCTGGGTGTGGGGCATCATTCTCGTTTGTCATATTTTGTACCGAAGGAAGCGTCCTGATCTCCATGAGAAGTCGAGCTTCAAAGCACCGTTCACCCCGCTGGTGAATTATCTTGTGTTGGCACTATTCGCTGCGATACTCGTCATCATGTTGTTTGCCGATGAGACAAGGCCTGCTCTCTTGTTGACACCGATATGGTTCGTCATCCTGTTTGCAGTCTATCGGATCAGGCAGAAAGCTTCACTTTCATCATAA
- a CDS encoding M55 family metallopeptidase: MKIFISADMEGISGVATNQQLKTPSEYQRFRHLMTADVNAAIEGAYNGGATAVVVADGHGNMSNLLIEELDPRATLVSGNNRVMCQLEGLDESFDGIMFVGHHGREAGSERAVISHTLAGICVNEMKINGQVVGETEMNSLVAGSFGVPAIFISGDDAYVAEVQETLPSVKAAVTKRAVDRFAAELLHPEVARKEIREKAEEAVKEAKQAAPLQVEGPVTFELELKGSQQAMMTTTLPTVELTGPRSIRFTCDDMVTAYKHMWGCVIIAMSATNGVLGSVNA, translated from the coding sequence ATGAAAATCTTTATCTCTGCAGACATGGAAGGGATATCCGGGGTGGCAACCAATCAACAGCTGAAAACACCTTCCGAATATCAGCGCTTCCGGCACTTGATGACCGCCGATGTGAACGCGGCCATTGAAGGAGCATATAACGGCGGGGCAACGGCCGTTGTCGTCGCCGATGGGCACGGGAATATGTCGAATCTATTGATTGAAGAACTGGATCCCCGCGCCACCCTCGTATCCGGCAACAACCGGGTCATGTGTCAGCTCGAGGGACTGGATGAAAGCTTCGACGGGATCATGTTCGTCGGCCATCACGGTCGTGAAGCGGGATCGGAACGGGCCGTGATCAGCCACACCCTGGCCGGCATTTGTGTAAACGAAATGAAGATCAATGGACAGGTTGTGGGGGAAACAGAGATGAATTCTCTCGTGGCAGGAAGCTTCGGCGTACCGGCCATCTTCATCTCGGGGGACGATGCGTACGTCGCAGAAGTGCAGGAGACATTGCCTTCGGTGAAAGCAGCCGTCACGAAGCGAGCGGTTGATCGTTTCGCAGCCGAGCTTCTCCATCCTGAAGTGGCACGGAAGGAAATCCGGGAAAAAGCGGAAGAAGCCGTGAAAGAAGCCAAACAGGCCGCACCACTTCAAGTGGAAGGTCCCGTCACCTTTGAGCTTGAGCTGAAGGGATCACAGCAGGCAATGATGACCACGACGCTTCCGACAGTGGAACTGACCGGGCCGCGGAGCATCCGCTTCACCTGTGATGACATGGTCACGGCCTACAAGCATATGTGGGGCTGCGTGATCATCGCCATGTCGGCGACCAATGGTGTACTCGGCAGTGTGAACGCCTGA
- a CDS encoding DUF3899 domain-containing protein yields the protein MKWKMGLAMVTVSGWVAAIGLKLGSRADLADSAFLIGLCLLILGVSAMIMKTGFLSPIVEGFKIIGERMIRRSRSMERADDLIQKDHDFQAFKSNLSTWITQGTFIMGACSILISVGILIV from the coding sequence ATGAAATGGAAGATGGGGCTTGCGATGGTCACCGTTTCAGGATGGGTGGCTGCTATCGGATTAAAGCTGGGATCCAGGGCTGATTTAGCCGACTCTGCCTTTCTGATCGGTCTCTGCCTTTTGATCCTGGGTGTCAGTGCGATGATCATGAAGACAGGGTTTCTCTCGCCTATCGTGGAGGGATTTAAGATCATCGGCGAGCGGATGATCAGGCGGTCGCGATCCATGGAGCGGGCTGATGACCTGATCCAGAAAGATCATGATTTCCAGGCATTCAAATCCAATCTTTCCACGTGGATCACCCAGGGTACATTCATCATGGGGGCTTGCTCCATCTTGATCTCTGTTGGAATACTGATCGTCTAG
- a CDS encoding ABC transporter ATP-binding protein, with translation MERLLEVNHLEVGFKTYGGEVQAVRDVSFHVNKGEILAIVGESGSGKSVTVQAVMGLIPTPPGRIKQGEVLFDGRDLLKLSKREMQKVKGSRISMVFQDPMTSLNPTMKVGKQIEESIITHQSVKRDEAKKRAVEMIRKVGIPNPAERYEQYPHEFSGGMRQRIMIAIALACHPEILIADEPTTALDVTIQAQVLDLMKGLKEDMGTSIILITHDLGVVAETAERVAVMYGGLIVETATVEELFHRPKHPYTWGLLESIPDIEAVEKERLVPIEGTPPDLFSPPKGCPFAPRCKYAMEVCVEEMPPAFAIGEGHEAKCWLNDPRTPALTELVSAGREE, from the coding sequence ATGGAACGTCTACTTGAAGTCAACCATCTGGAAGTCGGTTTTAAAACATACGGAGGCGAGGTCCAGGCCGTGCGGGACGTATCCTTCCATGTGAATAAAGGAGAGATCCTCGCCATCGTCGGGGAGAGTGGAAGCGGGAAGAGTGTGACGGTGCAGGCCGTCATGGGGCTCATCCCCACTCCCCCGGGACGGATCAAGCAAGGGGAAGTGTTGTTTGACGGGAGGGACCTCCTGAAGCTTTCCAAACGGGAGATGCAGAAGGTCAAAGGATCCCGGATCAGCATGGTCTTCCAGGATCCCATGACGTCCCTGAATCCGACGATGAAGGTCGGGAAGCAGATCGAGGAAAGCATCATCACCCATCAGAGCGTCAAACGGGATGAAGCGAAGAAGCGGGCTGTCGAGATGATCAGGAAGGTCGGCATTCCGAACCCTGCAGAACGCTATGAACAGTATCCCCACGAATTCAGCGGTGGGATGAGGCAGCGGATCATGATTGCCATCGCCCTTGCCTGTCATCCTGAAATCCTGATTGCCGATGAACCGACCACGGCCCTTGATGTGACCATCCAGGCCCAGGTCCTTGATCTTATGAAAGGATTGAAGGAAGACATGGGTACATCGATCATCCTCATCACACATGACCTTGGCGTCGTGGCCGAAACGGCTGAGCGTGTAGCCGTCATGTACGGTGGGCTGATCGTGGAGACGGCCACTGTCGAAGAGCTGTTCCATCGTCCGAAGCATCCATACACATGGGGGCTGCTGGAGTCGATCCCGGATATTGAGGCAGTAGAAAAGGAGCGGCTTGTCCCGATTGAAGGTACACCGCCTGACCTATTCTCTCCGCCGAAGGGATGTCCGTTTGCTCCCCGCTGCAAGTATGCCATGGAAGTGTGTGTCGAGGAGATGCCCCCGGCTTTTGCCATCGGGGAAGGCCATGAAGCGAAGTGCTGGCTGAACGATCCAAGGACCCCGGCACTCACGGAACTTGTCAGCGCAGGGAGGGAAGAGTGA
- a CDS encoding ABC transporter ATP-binding protein gives MTHIIEVDKLKKHYPIGKGAVVKSVDDISIQIKKGETFGLVGESGSGKSTLGKTIVGLEGPTSGTIHYNGRDMTKLDKKEKKRANREIQVIFQDPHASLNPRMRVGDIIAEGIDAHRLARGKARQERVYELLEKVGLKPEHAKRYPHEFSGGQRQRIGIARALAVEPKFIVADEPISALDVSIQAQVINLLEDLKQEEELTYLFIAHDLGMVKHISDRIGVMYLGRMMELADSDELFRNPLHPYTKALLSAIPVANPTAAKREKIVIEGDPPSPVNPPSGCRFRTRCPHATEICAQQVPEWKEVEENHWTACHLY, from the coding sequence ATGACCCACATCATAGAAGTAGACAAGCTGAAGAAGCATTATCCAATCGGAAAGGGAGCCGTCGTCAAATCGGTCGATGATATCTCCATCCAGATCAAGAAAGGTGAAACGTTTGGACTCGTCGGGGAAAGTGGAAGCGGGAAGTCCACCCTCGGGAAGACGATCGTAGGTCTTGAGGGGCCGACGTCAGGAACGATTCATTATAACGGTCGTGATATGACCAAGCTCGATAAGAAAGAGAAGAAGCGGGCCAACCGGGAGATCCAGGTGATCTTTCAGGATCCCCACGCCTCCCTTAATCCCCGCATGAGGGTAGGGGATATCATTGCCGAGGGGATTGATGCCCATCGGTTGGCAAGGGGAAAAGCCCGTCAGGAAAGGGTGTATGAGCTCCTTGAAAAGGTCGGCCTGAAGCCAGAGCACGCCAAGAGATACCCTCATGAATTCAGTGGTGGACAGCGTCAGCGGATCGGCATTGCCCGCGCCCTGGCCGTAGAACCAAAATTCATCGTCGCAGATGAACCGATTTCCGCCCTCGATGTCTCCATCCAGGCTCAGGTGATCAACCTCTTGGAGGATCTGAAGCAGGAAGAGGAGCTCACCTATCTCTTCATTGCCCATGATCTTGGCATGGTGAAGCATATCAGCGACCGTATCGGGGTCATGTATCTCGGCCGTATGATGGAGCTTGCAGACAGTGATGAACTGTTTCGCAATCCTCTTCATCCCTATACAAAGGCTCTGCTTTCAGCCATCCCCGTTGCGAATCCAACTGCAGCGAAAAGAGAAAAGATTGTCATTGAAGGGGATCCCCCGAGCCCGGTGAACCCGCCGAGCGGCTGCCGGTTCAGGACCCGTTGCCCCCATGCGACAGAGATTTGCGCGCAGCAGGTACCGGAGTGGAAGGAAGTTGAAGAGAATCACTGGACAGCGTGTCATCTATATTAA
- a CDS encoding peptide ABC transporter substrate-binding protein: MKKWTQSLLLVTSLALVAAGCSSKESGSGADGKVAQEITVNAMSEPPDLDPALATDTTSGWVMDHVFEGLYTKDKEGKPVLGTASKADVSEDGKTYTFTIRDDAKWSDGSNVTAEDFEYAWKRVLNPDTGSSFAFYLYYLKGAEDYNKGKGKVEDVGVTAKDEKTLVVDLEAPLSYFDELLTMWTFYPVKKDTVEENKNWAAGADTYVSNGPFKLTNWMHDSEVVIEKNKEYWDNKVVNLDKVTYKMVNDATTYYQMFKTKELDLIQTLPSDVVAQEKDSKEYSEVPYFGTYMYMFNVDKEPFTNEKIRRAFTLAVDRESLTKNVTKAGETPAYAFVPGGVDTGDGDFREQGGAYFESNVEEAKKLLEEGMKEEGWSELPAVTLTYNTSENHKKIAEAVQSMYKKNLGVDIKLSNQEWKTYLDTTQQKNFQMARMGWIGVLVDPVVILDYYLGDSPNNRTNWVNDKYDKLMADAKVEQDTAKRYDLLHQAEEVLMEDLPFNPIYHYTNNYMTAQNFKDIVYPVNRYPYLKWAEKVSE, from the coding sequence ATGAAAAAATGGACACAGAGTTTGCTTTTGGTCACATCCCTCGCCCTAGTGGCCGCGGGTTGCAGCAGCAAGGAGTCAGGAAGCGGAGCCGATGGAAAAGTCGCACAGGAAATCACAGTCAATGCCATGAGTGAGCCGCCTGATCTCGACCCGGCCCTTGCCACCGACACTACATCCGGATGGGTGATGGACCATGTATTCGAAGGACTGTATACGAAGGACAAAGAAGGGAAGCCGGTCCTTGGAACGGCCAGTAAAGCCGATGTATCAGAAGACGGGAAAACCTATACCTTCACGATCCGTGACGATGCCAAATGGTCCGACGGCAGCAATGTCACGGCAGAAGATTTCGAATATGCATGGAAACGCGTGCTGAACCCTGATACGGGAAGTTCGTTCGCATTTTACCTTTATTACCTAAAAGGTGCCGAGGATTATAACAAGGGTAAAGGGAAAGTGGAAGATGTAGGCGTAACAGCGAAAGATGAAAAAACGCTTGTTGTGGATCTCGAAGCTCCCCTCAGCTACTTCGATGAACTATTGACCATGTGGACGTTCTATCCTGTGAAGAAGGATACCGTCGAAGAAAATAAAAACTGGGCGGCAGGCGCAGACACATATGTGAGCAACGGGCCGTTCAAGCTCACGAACTGGATGCATGATAGTGAAGTGGTCATTGAGAAGAATAAGGAATACTGGGATAACAAAGTCGTCAATCTTGATAAAGTCACCTACAAGATGGTCAATGATGCTACCACCTACTATCAGATGTTCAAAACAAAGGAATTGGATTTGATCCAGACCCTTCCGTCTGATGTGGTAGCCCAGGAGAAGGATTCCAAGGAATATAGTGAAGTACCATACTTCGGAACGTATATGTATATGTTCAATGTGGACAAGGAACCGTTCACCAATGAAAAGATCCGTCGTGCTTTCACCCTTGCCGTCGACCGCGAGTCCCTCACGAAAAACGTCACAAAAGCTGGTGAAACACCTGCTTATGCCTTTGTACCGGGCGGCGTTGATACAGGCGATGGCGACTTCCGTGAGCAGGGAGGAGCCTATTTCGAATCGAATGTCGAAGAAGCGAAAAAGCTCTTGGAAGAAGGCATGAAAGAGGAAGGCTGGAGCGAGCTGCCGGCTGTGACCCTCACGTATAACACATCCGAGAATCACAAGAAGATCGCAGAAGCCGTCCAGTCCATGTACAAGAAGAATCTTGGCGTCGATATCAAGCTTTCCAATCAGGAATGGAAGACCTATCTAGATACGACCCAGCAGAAGAACTTCCAGATGGCCCGCATGGGGTGGATCGGGGTCCTGGTGGATCCGGTCGTCATCCTTGACTACTACCTCGGGGACAGCCCGAACAACCGTACCAACTGGGTCAATGACAAGTACGACAAGCTGATGGCAGACGCAAAAGTGGAGCAGGATACAGCGAAACGCTACGATCTCCTTCATCAGGCAGAAGAAGTACTCATGGAAGACCTGCCTTTCAACCCGATCTATCACTATACGAATAACTATATGACCGCACAGAACTTCAAGGACATCGTGTATCCGGTCAACCGTTATCCGTACTTGAAGTGGGCGGAGAAAGTATCAGAATAA
- a CDS encoding amidohydrolase: MIALTNVTGVDGTGRELKDSIILIKEGKFVSVDADSVPAGYEVIDAAGKYFTPGLIDVHTHLGVHEEGLGKEGQDFNETSSATTPGVRAIDGINPKDRGFEDARRAGVTTVQVMPGSANVIGGEMCVLKTVGDIVDEMVIRNPSGLKAATGENPKRFHGEKGRMPTTRMGVAGLLRKKFIEAENYKRKLSSGETGRDAELEPIVKVLDKEIPLRVHAHRADDIVTVLRLKREFGFDVTIEHCTEGHQIAPFIAKHDVRVSVGPTMTPRSKVELSDKGWNTLLALAEADVPFSITTDHPVIAIEHLMTSVILAVKYGLTEAQAMKAITSDAAKHLGVDDRVGTVEAGKDADFVLWNGTPFDLRNPVEYTYINGVRVFGE, translated from the coding sequence ATGATAGCTTTAACGAATGTAACAGGGGTAGACGGGACAGGAAGGGAACTGAAGGATTCCATCATTCTGATTAAAGAGGGGAAGTTCGTATCGGTGGATGCGGATTCCGTACCGGCAGGATATGAAGTGATTGATGCCGCGGGCAAGTATTTCACACCGGGGCTGATTGACGTGCACACCCACCTCGGGGTCCATGAAGAGGGCCTTGGGAAAGAAGGGCAGGATTTCAACGAAACGAGCTCCGCTACCACCCCGGGCGTCAGGGCGATTGACGGGATCAATCCTAAGGACCGCGGATTTGAAGATGCAAGACGGGCAGGCGTCACGACGGTTCAGGTTATGCCGGGAAGCGCCAATGTAATCGGCGGGGAAATGTGCGTACTGAAGACCGTGGGGGACATCGTCGATGAGATGGTGATCCGGAATCCATCCGGTCTGAAAGCAGCCACTGGAGAAAACCCGAAGCGATTCCACGGGGAAAAGGGGCGGATGCCCACGACGCGAATGGGCGTGGCAGGCCTCCTACGGAAGAAATTCATTGAGGCAGAAAACTATAAGAGGAAATTATCATCAGGGGAAACCGGCCGCGATGCCGAGCTCGAACCCATCGTCAAGGTGCTGGATAAAGAGATCCCACTGCGCGTCCACGCACATCGCGCCGATGATATCGTGACGGTGCTGCGCCTGAAAAGGGAGTTCGGCTTCGATGTAACAATCGAGCACTGTACGGAAGGTCACCAGATCGCTCCGTTCATCGCGAAGCACGATGTTCGCGTGTCCGTCGGACCAACCATGACGCCTCGTTCAAAAGTAGAGCTCTCCGATAAGGGATGGAACACCCTCCTTGCCCTTGCCGAAGCGGATGTACCGTTCTCGATTACGACCGATCACCCTGTGATTGCCATCGAGCACCTCATGACGAGCGTGATCCTGGCGGTGAAATACGGACTGACAGAAGCACAGGCCATGAAGGCCATCACATCCGATGCCGCCAAGCATCTCGGCGTAGATGACCGGGTAGGGACCGTGGAAGCCGGCAAGGATGCGGATTTTGTCCTTTGGAACGGGACGCCTTTCGACCTCAGGAACCCAGTGGAATACACCTATATCAACGGAGTACGGGTTTTCGGTGAATGA
- a CDS encoding Lrp/AsnC family transcriptional regulator yields MDYQIDELDRGIIKMLSRDGRIPFSEIANELEVTEKTIRLRYKNLVQNEIIEVVGVVNPIALGLKAGAIIQLKVGQGMIEKVKTSLSQIREVRYITITSGEYPLLIQINVQNQEDIRDFIFKMDKIEGVISYNTIIQLENYKNTFEYL; encoded by the coding sequence GTGGACTATCAGATCGATGAATTAGACCGTGGGATTATCAAAATGCTATCGAGGGATGGGAGAATTCCCTTTTCTGAAATAGCAAATGAACTGGAAGTAACGGAAAAGACCATCCGGCTCAGGTATAAAAATCTTGTGCAAAACGAAATCATTGAAGTCGTTGGTGTCGTCAATCCGATTGCCTTGGGGTTAAAGGCGGGCGCGATTATACAGCTGAAGGTGGGACAAGGGATGATCGAGAAGGTGAAAACCTCCCTCAGCCAGATCAGGGAGGTACGCTATATCACGATCACTTCCGGGGAGTATCCCCTCCTGATCCAGATCAACGTCCAGAATCAGGAAGACATCAGGGACTTCATCTTCAAGATGGATAAGATCGAAGGGGTGATTTCCTATAATACCATCATCCAGCTCGAAAACTACAAGAATACGTTTGAATACTTATAA
- a CDS encoding ABC transporter permease, with product MEAKRVDDSLFRPLSNKTEQEAAERPSMSVWKEMLLNVIKNKMSILGLSLLFVIILLGIFGPHLVPYDPAGQDLEKTNIAPNGDHWFGTDDLGRDVWSRTWYGARVSLTIGLIAAAIDIILGVTIGGISGYMAGRGKVGDRIDSILMRIVEILYGIPYLLIVILLMVIMEPGITSIIIALSVTGWVGMARIIRGQILQLKSQEYVLAAEKLGTSHSKIIWRHLIPNTAGIIIVNLTFTIPQAIFAESFLSFLGLGVQAPFASWGTMANDSLGVILSGQWWRLFFPGLMISLTMFAFNAFGDGLQDALDPKSNK from the coding sequence ATGGAAGCCAAACGAGTCGACGACTCCCTATTCCGTCCATTATCCAACAAAACAGAACAGGAAGCAGCCGAACGCCCGAGCATGAGCGTGTGGAAGGAAATGCTCCTGAATGTGATCAAGAACAAGATGTCCATATTGGGGCTATCGCTTCTATTCGTCATCATTCTATTAGGTATCTTCGGGCCCCATCTTGTACCGTATGACCCAGCAGGACAGGATCTTGAGAAAACGAATATCGCTCCGAACGGTGATCACTGGTTCGGTACGGACGACCTTGGACGGGATGTGTGGTCTCGAACCTGGTACGGGGCACGTGTCTCCCTTACGATCGGGCTGATTGCCGCTGCGATCGATATCATCCTCGGGGTGACCATCGGAGGGATCTCCGGTTACATGGCAGGACGCGGCAAGGTCGGTGACCGCATCGACAGCATCCTGATGCGGATCGTGGAGATTTTATACGGAATACCTTACCTGCTCATTGTCATCCTCCTCATGGTCATCATGGAACCGGGCATCACGTCCATCATCATCGCCCTTTCCGTCACAGGCTGGGTGGGGATGGCGAGGATCATCCGGGGACAGATCCTCCAGCTGAAGTCGCAGGAGTATGTCCTCGCCGCTGAAAAGCTGGGCACCTCCCATTCGAAGATCATCTGGCGGCATCTGATCCCGAACACAGCCGGTATCATCATTGTCAACTTGACGTTCACGATCCCGCAGGCCATCTTTGCCGAATCGTTCCTGAGCTTCCTCGGACTCGGTGTCCAGGCTCCTTTCGCAAGCTGGGGGACAATGGCAAACGATTCACTTGGTGTCATCCTCAGCGGTCAGTGGTGGCGTCTATTCTTCCCTGGCTTGATGATTTCCCTCACCATGTTCGCATTCAATGCATTTGGCGACGGTCTTCAGGACGCACTTGACCCTAAATCGAATAAATAA
- a CDS encoding FTR1 family iron permease encodes MLDSLFLSFREGLEAALIIGIILATLSQLNRKHLAKVVGFGTIAGVIGSLILGWGLFTFAQSISHEAEEIMEAVMRIAAAGLIAYFILWLHRNQQVAGKIKGQTEKSSTSKIGLFLLAFLSVIREGMELMVFNMTKISESAGTVALGSIIGIVAAALVAFVIFKTTIKLNLSLIFKALGLILVFLGGEMFAEGIVELLETHSEAMEILFLAVFIVPALFILLKDDVARFRRTA; translated from the coding sequence ATGTTGGATTCGCTTTTTCTTTCATTTCGTGAAGGCCTGGAAGCGGCCTTGATCATCGGCATTATTTTGGCAACGCTCTCACAGCTGAACCGGAAGCATCTTGCCAAGGTTGTCGGATTCGGTACCATTGCAGGCGTGATCGGCAGTTTGATCCTGGGCTGGGGTCTATTCACGTTTGCACAAAGCATCTCCCATGAAGCAGAAGAAATCATGGAGGCCGTCATGCGGATCGCGGCAGCAGGCTTGATTGCCTACTTCATCCTTTGGCTCCACCGCAATCAGCAGGTTGCAGGCAAAATCAAAGGGCAAACGGAGAAGTCTTCTACTTCCAAAATCGGTTTATTCTTATTGGCCTTCCTTTCCGTCATCCGCGAAGGCATGGAGCTCATGGTATTCAACATGACCAAGATCTCAGAAAGCGCCGGTACCGTGGCTCTCGGTAGCATCATCGGAATCGTAGCGGCTGCACTCGTTGCATTCGTGATCTTCAAGACGACAATCAAGCTTAACCTCTCCCTGATCTTCAAAGCATTGGGGCTCATCCTCGTCTTCCTTGGCGGAGAAATGTTTGCAGAAGGCATCGTGGAGCTCTTGGAGACTCACTCTGAAGCAATGGAGATTCTATTCTTGGCCGTCTTCATCGTTCCGGCATTGTTTATCCTCCTGAAGGATGATGTGGCGAGATTCAGACGAACGGCATAA